Proteins encoded by one window of Dryocola sp. LX212:
- the cysJ gene encoding NADPH-dependent assimilatory sulfite reductase flavoprotein subunit — translation MTTQAPPTALLPLTPEQLARLQAATTDFSQTQLAWLSGYFWGMINQQPGSIATPEPTAAEVPAITLISASQTGNARRVSEQLRDDLLAAKLNVNLVNAGDYKFKQIAQEKLLVVVTSTQGEGEPPEEAVALHKYLFSKKAPKLVDTAFAVFSLGDSSYEFFCQSGKDFDSKLAELGGQRLLDRVDTDVEFQPAAQEWRAKIVDILKSRVPAETPAQAAATATGVVNEVFSSPYTKEAPLTATLAVNQKITGRDSDKDVRHLEIDLGDSGLRYQPGDALGVWYQNDSALVKELVELLWLKGDETVTVDGKTLPLSEALEWHFELTINTANIVEKYAQLTRNAALLDLVGDKTKLQHFAQSTPIVDMVRYAPAELTADQLVELLRPLTPRLYSIASSQAEAESEVHITVGVVRYDIEGRARTGGASGFLADRLEEDGEVRVFIEHNDNFRLPANPETPVIMIGPGTGIAPFRAFMQQRENDGASGKNWLFFGNPHFTDDFLYQVEWQRYVKDGLLTKIDLAWSRDQEHKIYVQDKLREKGAELWSWIQEGAHIYVCGDANRMAKDVEQVLLEVVAEFGGMDTETADEFLSELRVERRYQRDVY, via the coding sequence ATGACAACTCAGGCCCCACCGACCGCTTTGCTGCCGCTCACCCCGGAGCAACTGGCTCGCCTCCAGGCGGCAACAACAGACTTCTCGCAGACGCAGCTGGCCTGGTTATCAGGCTATTTCTGGGGGATGATTAATCAACAGCCTGGTAGCATTGCCACGCCTGAGCCAACGGCTGCGGAAGTGCCAGCGATCACTTTGATCTCCGCCTCCCAGACGGGCAACGCACGCCGCGTCAGCGAACAGCTGCGCGACGACCTGTTAGCAGCAAAGCTGAACGTTAACCTGGTGAACGCTGGGGACTATAAATTCAAACAAATCGCCCAGGAAAAACTGCTGGTTGTCGTGACCTCCACGCAGGGGGAGGGGGAGCCGCCGGAAGAAGCGGTGGCGCTGCATAAATATCTTTTCTCCAAAAAAGCGCCGAAGCTGGTCGATACGGCCTTTGCCGTGTTCAGCCTGGGCGACTCCTCCTATGAATTCTTCTGCCAGTCCGGCAAAGACTTCGATTCGAAGCTTGCGGAGCTGGGCGGTCAGCGGCTGCTCGACCGCGTGGACACCGACGTTGAGTTCCAGCCTGCTGCTCAGGAATGGCGCGCTAAAATCGTTGATATCCTGAAATCCCGCGTCCCGGCTGAAACGCCTGCACAGGCCGCAGCCACGGCAACCGGCGTGGTCAACGAAGTCTTCTCCAGCCCGTACACCAAAGAAGCGCCGCTGACCGCAACGCTCGCGGTGAACCAGAAAATCACCGGACGTGACTCTGACAAAGACGTGCGCCATCTCGAAATCGATCTCGGTGATTCTGGCCTTCGCTACCAGCCCGGCGACGCGCTCGGCGTCTGGTATCAGAACGACTCGGCCCTGGTGAAAGAGCTTGTTGAGCTGCTGTGGCTAAAGGGCGATGAAACCGTCACCGTTGATGGCAAAACCCTACCGCTTAGCGAGGCGCTGGAGTGGCACTTTGAGCTGACCATTAACACCGCGAACATCGTTGAGAAGTACGCGCAGCTTACCCGTAACGCCGCGCTGCTCGACCTGGTTGGCGACAAAACCAAACTGCAGCACTTTGCCCAGAGCACGCCGATTGTCGACATGGTGCGCTATGCCCCGGCGGAGCTGACCGCAGACCAGCTGGTTGAGCTGCTGCGTCCGTTGACGCCACGCCTGTACTCCATCGCCTCTTCACAGGCTGAAGCAGAAAGCGAAGTTCACATTACCGTTGGCGTGGTGCGCTACGACATCGAAGGGCGTGCCCGCACCGGCGGCGCCTCTGGCTTCCTGGCCGACCGTCTGGAAGAAGACGGTGAAGTGCGCGTGTTCATCGAACATAACGATAACTTCCGCCTGCCGGCCAACCCGGAAACCCCGGTGATCATGATCGGCCCCGGCACCGGCATTGCGCCTTTCCGCGCCTTTATGCAGCAGCGTGAAAACGACGGCGCTAGCGGCAAAAACTGGCTGTTCTTCGGCAACCCGCACTTCACCGATGACTTCCTGTATCAGGTTGAGTGGCAGCGCTACGTTAAAGACGGCCTGCTGACCAAAATCGATCTCGCCTGGTCCCGCGACCAGGAACACAAAATATACGTACAAGATAAACTGCGCGAAAAAGGCGCGGAGCTGTGGAGCTGGATTCAGGAAGGCGCCCACATATACGTCTGCGGCGATGCCAATCGCATGGCAAAAGACGTTGAGCAGGTTTTACTGGAAGTGGTAGCCGAGTTCGGTGGCATGGACACCGAGACGGCCGATGAATTTTTGAGTGAGCTGCGCGTTGAGCGCCGTTATCAGCGAGATGTCTACTAA
- the cysN gene encoding sulfate adenylyltransferase subunit CysN: MNSTIAQQIAEEGGVEAYLHAQQHKSLLRFLTCGSVDDGKSTLIGRLLHDTRQIYEDQLSSLQTDSKRHGTQGEKLDLALLVDGLQAEREQGITIDVAYRYFSTEKRKFIIADTPGHEQYTRNMATGASTCELAILLIDARKSVLDQTRRHSFISTLLGIKHLVVAVNKMDLVEFSEETFEQIKQDYLTFAKQLPSDLDIRFVPLSALEGDNVATQSANMPWYTGPTLLELLETVEVKRIVDLQPMRFPVQYVNRPNLDFRGYAGTLASGAVKVGQRVKVLPSGVESSIARIVTFDGDLQQAAAGEAITLVLKDEIDISRGDLLVDASDSLPAVQTAKVDVVWMAEQALVPGQSYDIKIAGKKTRARVDNIHYQVEINSLTQRVVESLPLNGIGLVDLTFDEPLVLDKYQENPVTGGLIFIDRLTNVTVGAGMVREPHEEVYQEPSAFSAFELDLNALVRRHFPHWGARDLLGGK, from the coding sequence ATGAACAGCACCATTGCACAACAAATTGCCGAAGAGGGCGGCGTAGAGGCTTATCTGCACGCTCAGCAACACAAAAGCCTGCTGCGTTTCCTGACCTGCGGCAGCGTGGATGACGGGAAAAGCACGCTGATTGGGCGTCTGCTGCATGACACGCGTCAGATTTACGAAGATCAGCTCTCCTCACTGCAAACCGACAGCAAGCGCCACGGTACTCAGGGCGAGAAGCTCGATCTGGCGCTGCTGGTGGATGGTTTACAGGCCGAACGCGAGCAGGGCATCACCATCGATGTGGCCTATCGTTATTTCTCTACCGAGAAGCGCAAATTTATTATCGCCGATACGCCGGGACACGAGCAGTACACTCGTAACATGGCTACGGGTGCGTCAACCTGCGAGCTGGCGATCCTATTGATTGACGCGCGTAAAAGCGTGCTGGATCAGACCCGCCGCCACAGCTTTATCTCCACGTTATTGGGGATCAAACACCTGGTCGTAGCCGTCAATAAAATGGATCTGGTTGAGTTCAGCGAAGAGACATTCGAGCAGATCAAGCAGGATTATTTGACGTTTGCCAAACAGCTGCCGTCTGACCTGGATATCCGCTTTGTGCCGCTGTCTGCGCTGGAAGGCGACAATGTTGCGACGCAAAGCGCAAATATGCCGTGGTATACCGGGCCTACGCTTCTTGAGCTGCTGGAAACGGTTGAGGTTAAGCGTATCGTAGATCTGCAGCCAATGCGCTTCCCGGTTCAGTATGTAAACCGCCCGAACCTGGATTTCCGTGGCTATGCCGGTACTCTTGCTTCCGGCGCGGTGAAAGTCGGGCAGCGCGTTAAGGTTTTACCGTCCGGCGTGGAGTCATCCATTGCGCGAATCGTAACGTTTGATGGGGATTTGCAACAAGCTGCTGCCGGAGAGGCGATCACCCTGGTGCTGAAAGATGAAATCGACATCAGCCGCGGCGACCTGCTGGTGGATGCAAGCGACTCGCTGCCAGCCGTGCAAACCGCGAAGGTTGATGTGGTCTGGATGGCAGAGCAGGCGCTGGTGCCGGGCCAGAGCTATGACATTAAAATCGCTGGTAAAAAGACCCGCGCCCGTGTGGATAACATCCATTATCAGGTAGAAATTAACTCCCTGACCCAGCGCGTGGTGGAAAGCCTGCCGCTTAACGGCATCGGCCTTGTGGATTTAACCTTCGACGAGCCGTTAGTGCTCGATAAATATCAGGAAAATCCGGTTACCGGCGGGCTTATCTTTATCGATCGCCTGACTAACGTCACCGTAGGCGCGGGTATGGTTCGTGAGCCGCACGAAGAGGTGTATCAGGAACCTTCTGCATTCAGTGCCTTTGAGCTGGATCTGAACGCGCTGGTGCGTCGTCATTTCCCACACTGGGGCGCGCGTGATTTGCTGGGAGGCAAGTGA
- the queD gene encoding 6-carboxytetrahydropterin synthase QueD: MMATTLFKDFTFEAAHRLPHVPEGHKCGRLHGHSFMVRLEITGEVDPYTGWIMDFSELKAAFKPTYDSLDHYYLNDIPGLENPTSEVLAKWIWDKMKPIVPLLSAVMVKETCTAGCVYKG, encoded by the coding sequence ATAATGGCAACCACCCTGTTTAAAGATTTTACCTTCGAAGCCGCCCACCGCCTGCCGCACGTACCGGAAGGCCACAAGTGCGGTCGCCTGCACGGCCACTCTTTCATGGTGCGCCTGGAAATCACCGGCGAGGTCGATCCGTATACGGGCTGGATTATGGATTTCTCCGAGCTAAAGGCGGCGTTTAAGCCAACCTACGATAGCCTCGATCATTACTATCTGAACGATATTCCAGGCCTTGAGAACCCAACCAGCGAAGTGCTGGCGAAGTGGATCTGGGACAAAATGAAACCCATCGTTCCGCTGCTGAGCGCGGTGATGGTTAAAGAGACTTGTACCGCCGGATGTGTGTATAAGGGCTAA
- the cysD gene encoding sulfate adenylyltransferase subunit CysD: protein MDQKRLTHLRQLEAESIHIIREVAAEFSNPVMMYSIGKDSSVMLHLARKAFYPGTLPFPLLHVDTGWKFREMYEFRDRTAKAYGCELLVHKNPEGVAMGINPFVHGSAKHTDIMKTEGLKQALNKYGFDAAFGGARRDEEKSRAKERIYSFRDRFHRWDPKNQRPELWHNYNGQINKGESIRVFPLSNWTELDIWQYIYLENIDIVPLYLAAPRPVLERDGMLMMIDDDRIDLQPGEVIEQKMVRFRTLGCWPLTGAVESSAQTLPEIIEEMLVSTTSERQGRMIDRDQAGSMELKKRQGYF, encoded by the coding sequence ATGGACCAAAAACGACTCACTCACCTGCGGCAACTGGAGGCAGAAAGCATCCATATTATCCGCGAGGTCGCTGCCGAATTTTCCAATCCGGTAATGATGTATTCAATCGGCAAAGACTCGTCGGTGATGTTGCATCTGGCTCGTAAGGCTTTTTATCCGGGCACGCTCCCTTTCCCGCTGCTGCACGTGGATACCGGTTGGAAATTCCGTGAGATGTACGAGTTCCGCGACCGTACCGCGAAGGCCTACGGCTGCGAGCTTCTGGTGCATAAAAATCCCGAAGGCGTGGCGATGGGCATCAACCCTTTCGTGCACGGCAGCGCCAAACACACCGATATCATGAAAACCGAAGGGCTGAAGCAGGCGCTGAATAAATACGGTTTCGATGCGGCCTTTGGCGGCGCGCGTCGAGACGAAGAGAAATCCCGTGCAAAAGAACGTATCTACTCGTTCCGCGACCGTTTCCACCGCTGGGACCCGAAAAACCAGCGTCCGGAACTGTGGCACAACTACAACGGGCAGATAAACAAAGGTGAAAGCATTCGCGTGTTCCCGCTCTCCAACTGGACCGAGCTGGATATCTGGCAGTACATCTACCTGGAAAATATCGACATTGTTCCTCTCTACCTGGCAGCGCCGCGTCCCGTACTGGAGCGTGACGGCATGCTGATGATGATTGACGATGACCGTATCGACCTGCAGCCGGGTGAAGTCATCGAGCAGAAGATGGTGCGCTTCCGTACCCTCGGCTGCTGGCCGCTTACCGGCGCGGTTGAGTCCAGCGCTCAGACGCTGCCGGAGATCATCGAAGAGATGCTGGTTTCCACCACCAGTGAACGCCAGGGCCGCATGATTGACCGCGACCAGGCCGGCTCCATGGAGCTGAAGAAACGCCAGGGTTATTTCTAA
- the cysI gene encoding assimilatory sulfite reductase (NADPH) hemoprotein subunit yields the protein MSDKHPGPLVVEGKLADAERLKLESNFLRGTIKEDLQDGLTGGFKGDNFLLIRFHGMYQQDDRDIRAERAEQKLEPRHAMMLRCRLPGGIITTQQWRAIDKFAEDKTIYGSIRLTNRQTFQFHGILKKNVKPAHEMLHEVGLDALATANDVNRNVLCTSNPIESELHQEAYEWAKKLSEHLLPRTRAYAEIWWDKEKVATTDEEPILGATYLPRKFKTTVVVPPQNDVDLHANDMNFIAIAKDGRLVGFNLLVGGGLSIEHGNKATYARTASEFGYIPLEHTLAVAEAVVTTQRDWGNRTDRKNAKTKYTLERVGVDVFKAEVERRAGITFEPIRPYEFTGRGDRIGWVKGIDDKWHLTLFIENGRILDYPDRPLKTGLLEIAKIHKGDFRLTANQNLIVAGVPESEKAKIEQLAKESGLMHAVKPQRENSMACVAFPTCPLAMAEAERFLPQFVTKVEDVMEKHHVGEENIVLRVTGCPNGCGRAMLAEIGLVGKAPGRYNLHIGGNRIGTRIPRMYRENITEPEILASIDELVGRWAKEREGDEGFGDFTIRAGIIRPVLDPARDLWD from the coding sequence ATGAGCGATAAACACCCCGGACCGTTAGTGGTCGAAGGAAAACTGGCTGACGCCGAGCGCCTGAAGCTGGAAAGCAATTTCCTGCGCGGCACCATCAAAGAAGATTTGCAGGATGGCCTGACCGGCGGCTTTAAGGGCGACAACTTCCTGCTGATCCGCTTCCACGGCATGTACCAGCAGGACGACCGTGACATCCGTGCCGAACGCGCCGAGCAGAAGCTGGAGCCGCGTCATGCCATGATGCTGCGCTGTCGTCTGCCGGGCGGCATTATCACCACCCAGCAGTGGCGCGCCATTGATAAGTTTGCCGAAGATAAAACCATCTACGGCAGCATCCGTCTGACTAACCGCCAGACGTTCCAGTTTCACGGCATCCTGAAAAAGAACGTGAAGCCCGCGCACGAGATGCTGCACGAAGTCGGGCTGGACGCGCTGGCGACCGCCAACGACGTTAACCGTAACGTGCTTTGCACCTCGAACCCGATTGAGTCTGAACTGCATCAGGAAGCTTACGAGTGGGCGAAAAAACTCTCTGAGCACCTGCTGCCGCGCACCCGCGCGTATGCTGAAATCTGGTGGGACAAAGAGAAAGTCGCGACCACCGACGAAGAGCCGATTCTGGGCGCGACCTATCTGCCGCGTAAGTTTAAAACCACGGTTGTGGTGCCGCCGCAGAACGATGTGGATCTGCATGCGAATGACATGAACTTCATCGCCATCGCTAAAGACGGCAGGCTGGTGGGCTTCAACCTGCTGGTGGGCGGTGGGCTATCCATCGAGCATGGCAACAAAGCCACCTACGCCCGCACCGCGAGCGAATTCGGCTATATCCCGCTGGAGCACACGCTTGCCGTTGCCGAAGCGGTGGTGACTACCCAGCGCGACTGGGGTAACCGTACCGACCGTAAAAATGCGAAAACCAAATACACCCTCGAGCGCGTCGGCGTTGACGTGTTTAAAGCGGAAGTAGAGCGCCGCGCGGGCATTACCTTTGAGCCGATTCGTCCATACGAATTCACCGGCCGTGGCGATCGCATCGGCTGGGTAAAAGGCATCGATGATAAATGGCACCTAACGTTGTTTATCGAGAACGGTCGCATCCTGGACTACCCGGATCGTCCGCTGAAAACAGGCCTGCTGGAGATCGCGAAGATCCACAAAGGTGATTTCCGCCTGACGGCTAACCAGAACCTGATCGTGGCTGGCGTGCCGGAAAGCGAAAAGGCGAAGATCGAGCAGCTGGCGAAAGAAAGTGGGCTGATGCATGCGGTGAAACCGCAGCGTGAAAACTCCATGGCCTGCGTCGCCTTCCCAACCTGTCCGCTGGCGATGGCCGAAGCAGAGCGCTTCCTGCCGCAGTTTGTGACTAAAGTTGAAGATGTGATGGAGAAGCACCACGTTGGCGAAGAGAACATCGTCCTGCGCGTGACCGGCTGCCCGAACGGCTGTGGTCGCGCAATGCTGGCGGAAATCGGTCTGGTGGGTAAAGCGCCTGGCCGCTACAACCTGCACATCGGCGGTAACCGCATCGGCACGCGCATCCCGCGCATGTACCGCGAGAACATCACCGAGCCCGAAATTTTGGCCTCCATTGATGAGCTGGTGGGGCGCTGGGCGAAAGAGCGTGAAGGGGATGAAGGCTTCGGCGACTTCACCATCCGCGCCGGGATTATCCGTCCGGTGCTCGATCCTGCCAGGGATTTGTGGGATTAA
- the cysH gene encoding phosphoadenosine phosphosulfate reductase → MSVLDLKALNELPKVERVMALAEVNTQLEKLTAEQRVGWALENLPGEFVLSSSFGIQAAVSLHLVTQLRPDIPVILTDTGYLFPETYQFIDELTDKLKLNLKVFSAKESAAWQEARYGKLWEQGVEGIEKYNEINKVEPMNRALQELGGQTWFAGLRREQSGSRANLPVLAIQRGVFKILPIIDWDNRTVYQYLTAHGLKYHPLWDQGYLSVGDTHTTRKWEPGMAEEETRFFGLKRECGLHEG, encoded by the coding sequence ATGTCCGTACTCGATCTAAAAGCACTGAACGAACTGCCAAAAGTCGAACGCGTTATGGCGCTGGCCGAGGTCAATACCCAGCTCGAAAAGCTGACCGCGGAGCAGCGCGTCGGCTGGGCGCTGGAAAACCTGCCCGGCGAGTTCGTGTTGTCCTCAAGCTTTGGGATTCAGGCGGCGGTGAGCCTGCATCTGGTCACCCAGCTGCGCCCGGATATCCCTGTGATCCTCACCGATACCGGCTATCTGTTCCCGGAAACCTACCAGTTTATCGACGAGCTGACGGACAAGCTGAAGCTGAACCTCAAGGTGTTTAGCGCAAAAGAAAGTGCGGCATGGCAGGAGGCACGCTACGGCAAGCTGTGGGAGCAGGGCGTTGAGGGCATTGAGAAATACAATGAGATCAACAAAGTCGAGCCGATGAACCGCGCCTTGCAGGAGTTGGGCGGCCAAACCTGGTTTGCTGGCCTGCGTCGTGAACAGTCCGGCAGCCGGGCGAATCTGCCGGTGCTGGCGATACAGCGCGGCGTTTTCAAAATCCTGCCAATTATCGACTGGGATAACCGCACGGTTTACCAGTACCTCACCGCCCACGGACTGAAATACCATCCGCTTTGGGATCAGGGCTATCTGTCAGTCGGTGATACCCATACTACCCGCAAGTGGGAACCGGGCATGGCAGAAGAAGAGACTAGATTTTTTGGCCTGAAGCGCGAGTGCGGACTGCACGAAGGCTGA
- the queE gene encoding 7-carboxy-7-deazaguanine synthase QueE: MQYPINEMFQTLQGEGYFTGVPAIFIRLQGCPVGCAWCDTKHTWDKLADREVSLFSILAKTKESDKWGGASAEDLLNIIQRQGYTARHVVITGGEPCIHDLMSLTSLLEHHGFSCQIETSGTHEVRCTPGTWVTVSPKVNMRGGYDILAQALERADEIKHPVGRVRDIEALDELLATLHDEKNRVIALQPISQKEDATRLCIETCIARNWRLSMQTHKYLNIA, encoded by the coding sequence ATGCAGTACCCGATTAACGAGATGTTCCAGACCCTGCAAGGGGAGGGCTATTTTACTGGTGTGCCCGCCATCTTCATTCGCCTGCAAGGCTGCCCGGTCGGCTGTGCGTGGTGCGATACCAAACACACCTGGGATAAGCTCGCGGATCGTGAAGTCTCTCTGTTCAGCATTCTGGCGAAAACCAAAGAGAGCGATAAGTGGGGCGGGGCCAGTGCGGAAGACCTGCTGAATATCATTCAGCGTCAGGGCTATACCGCACGCCACGTGGTGATTACCGGCGGTGAGCCGTGCATTCACGACCTGATGTCGCTCACTTCGTTGCTGGAACATCATGGTTTTAGCTGCCAGATTGAAACCAGCGGCACGCATGAAGTGCGCTGTACGCCGGGGACCTGGGTGACAGTTTCGCCGAAGGTGAACATGCGCGGTGGCTACGACATCCTCGCGCAGGCGCTGGAACGAGCCGACGAGATTAAACACCCGGTAGGACGCGTGCGTGATATAGAAGCGCTGGATGAGCTGCTGGCAACGCTGCATGACGAGAAAAACCGTGTGATTGCCCTGCAGCCCATCAGCCAGAAAGAAGATGCCACGCGTCTGTGCATCGAAACCTGTATCGCCCGCAACTGGCGGCTTTCCATGCAGACGCACAAGTATCTTAATATCGCTTAA
- the adhP gene encoding alcohol dehydrogenase AdhP, producing MKAAVVTKDHSVEIVDKPMRALEHGEALLKMECCGVCHTDLHVKNGDFGDVTGTTLGHEGIGIVKSVGPGVTSLKVGDRASVAWFFRGCGHCEYCNSGNETLCRSVTNAGFTADGGMAEECIVVADYAVKVPDGLESAAASSITCAGVTTYKAVKVAGIKPGQWIAIYGLGGLGNLALQYAKNVFNAKVIAVDVNDAQLNFAKESGADMVINSRNEDAGKVIQEKTGGAHAAVVTAVAKSAFNSAVDAVRAGGRVVAVGLPSESMSLNIPRLVLDGIEVVGSLVGTRQDLAEAFQFAAEGKVTPKVALRPLKDINAIFEEMESGKIKGRMVIDFRTHK from the coding sequence ATGAAAGCAGCAGTTGTTACGAAAGACCATTCCGTTGAAATCGTAGACAAACCGATGCGCGCGCTGGAGCACGGCGAAGCATTGCTGAAAATGGAATGCTGCGGTGTGTGCCACACCGATTTGCACGTTAAGAACGGAGATTTTGGTGATGTTACGGGCACTACGCTCGGACATGAAGGGATTGGTATTGTTAAATCCGTCGGGCCTGGCGTGACCTCCTTAAAAGTAGGTGACCGGGCAAGCGTTGCGTGGTTCTTCCGTGGCTGCGGCCACTGCGAATACTGCAACAGCGGTAATGAAACGCTGTGTCGCAGCGTGACCAACGCAGGCTTCACCGCGGATGGTGGCATGGCCGAAGAGTGCATTGTGGTTGCAGACTACGCCGTAAAAGTGCCGGACGGCCTGGAATCAGCCGCCGCCAGCAGCATTACCTGCGCAGGTGTGACCACTTACAAGGCCGTTAAGGTTGCTGGCATCAAGCCAGGGCAGTGGATTGCGATTTACGGCCTGGGCGGCCTCGGCAACCTTGCGCTGCAATACGCGAAGAACGTCTTTAACGCCAAAGTCATCGCGGTAGACGTTAACGATGCGCAGCTCAATTTTGCCAAAGAGAGCGGCGCGGATATGGTGATTAACTCGCGCAACGAAGATGCCGGCAAAGTCATTCAGGAGAAAACCGGTGGCGCGCATGCCGCGGTGGTGACCGCCGTGGCGAAATCCGCGTTCAACTCGGCGGTAGATGCCGTTCGCGCGGGTGGGCGCGTGGTGGCCGTTGGCCTGCCGTCAGAGTCCATGAGCCTGAATATTCCGCGCCTGGTGCTGGACGGCATTGAAGTTGTTGGCTCGCTGGTCGGCACCCGTCAGGACCTGGCCGAGGCGTTCCAGTTTGCTGCTGAAGGTAAGGTCACGCCGAAGGTCGCGCTGCGTCCGCTGAAAGACATCAACGCCATTTTCGAAGAGATGGAGAGCGGCAAAATCAAAGGCCGCATGGTGATTGATTTCAGAACGCACAAGTAA
- a CDS encoding aminopeptidase, whose product MFSAQRFWAVSLALGMGFSLPAEATTTHLGKTAEAQTRHIATVFPGRMAGSPAELLTADYLQEQFIQYGYQADIRRFKTRYLYTTKDGHQSWHHVSASQVIAAREGKEPQQIIIMAHLDTFIPLSDADTNNNLGGLTLQGVDDNASGLGVMLELAQRMAKVPTRYGIRFIATSGEELGELGAANILSRMSEKERKNTLLVINLDSLVTGDWLYFNSGIKTPMPVRKLTRDRAIMLARQMGIQAATNPGRNAKYPKGTGCCNDAEPFDKAGIPVLSVESTNWSLGKKDGYQQRAKNKAFPDGSSWHSVLLDNQQHLDKWLPGRIKKRSHDVVSIMLPLVKELAKAGK is encoded by the coding sequence ATGTTTTCCGCGCAGCGCTTCTGGGCTGTTTCTCTTGCGCTGGGGATGGGTTTCTCCCTGCCTGCCGAAGCCACCACGACACATCTGGGTAAAACTGCCGAAGCGCAGACTCGCCATATCGCCACCGTTTTTCCAGGCCGAATGGCCGGCAGCCCCGCCGAACTCCTTACCGCCGACTATCTGCAAGAACAGTTCATACAATATGGCTACCAGGCCGATATTCGCCGCTTTAAGACCCGCTATCTCTATACCACCAAAGACGGTCATCAGAGCTGGCATCACGTCAGCGCAAGTCAGGTGATTGCCGCGCGAGAGGGGAAAGAGCCGCAGCAGATTATTATCATGGCGCACCTGGACACCTTCATCCCGCTGAGCGATGCCGATACCAATAATAATCTCGGTGGCCTGACGCTACAGGGCGTGGACGACAACGCCTCCGGCCTCGGCGTCATGCTGGAGCTGGCTCAACGTATGGCAAAGGTTCCGACGCGCTACGGCATTCGCTTTATCGCTACCAGCGGCGAGGAGCTCGGCGAACTGGGGGCTGCAAACATCCTCAGCCGCATGAGCGAAAAAGAGAGGAAAAACACCCTGCTTGTGATCAATCTCGACAGCCTCGTGACCGGTGACTGGCTCTATTTTAATAGCGGCATAAAAACGCCGATGCCGGTGCGCAAACTAACGCGTGACCGCGCGATTATGCTGGCACGCCAGATGGGCATTCAGGCCGCCACAAATCCGGGCCGAAACGCAAAATACCCAAAAGGAACCGGCTGCTGCAACGATGCCGAACCTTTCGACAAAGCAGGCATACCCGTGCTGTCCGTAGAATCCACTAACTGGTCGCTGGGCAAAAAAGATGGCTATCAGCAGCGGGCCAAAAATAAAGCCTTCCCGGACGGGTCAAGCTGGCACAGCGTGCTGCTGGATAACCAGCAGCACCTGGATAAATGGCTGCCGGGCCGCATAAAAAAACGCAGCCACGACGTCGTCAGCATCATGCTGCCGCTGGTGAAGGAGCTGGCGAAGGCGGGGAAATAG